The following are encoded together in the Pseudoalteromonas shioyasakiensis genome:
- a CDS encoding TonB-dependent receptor, whose translation MFKRTHIASAVVMAFTCQFAFAQEEAPNTPENNVDEMEVIQVSGIRGSLNKALDEKRASVQIVDAIVAEDIGKFPDNNVVEALQRVTGVQTTGRGAGEVSAVSIRGLTDVNTTVNGRAIFTGAGRDVALQDIPASLLSGVTVYKTRSADQIERGIAGAIDIKTHRPFNFEGEKVVLAARAIYSDQPDEVDPNISALLSNRWEIDGAGEFGALVNISYAETHYRDDTITAGAAFPFFTDKPQYNYSPYSRVPNEFWTQGTELGLPTASGSTLDVNGEPTEYLLARDAIFGTSFTGLRKRPAASVSLQWAPDETLEITAEGFYTGYENESQNAMWFSNTFENGNGFIETPTVFDGTNVVKEKQAIGAGGFQSGDFSYGKTDSYLYALGAEWQASDYLTINTEVVYQDSEYETDFFAMRFDRTAYGLDVDFNDKDGVPGIAFWDDPNTAVNEADMAAIENWNAGTIYDNGGGNAGDALTFTFDAEYLIGGTYFDKVKFGGRYEKRTAQEYTRGQDTGIANTSVASLIEQLAAAGASGDGSGIVFQVDDYFDGRADVFDSFVTADGGYMLDNGDAVRSVYGLEAEDVYKTFDIEENSYALYATTNFFLTEDISGEFGLRYVSYEQDMDFVAESGGMNSNVFEESSASADSSALLPSFVLNWNITDDVVGRVAYTETLRMPNFADLNALQYWYDPLTEGATYGTGNGGNPELKPTESKNYDASLEWYFADTSSLYAAYFYREIEGLVVAGRKQVVREGDDGVTRPYVLSAPVNASNGELSGLEVGLVYFPENLPEYLNGFGVQASYTMLDSEQDTPEFNELGEISGYVDSQMAGVSDESYSIVGIYERDSFDMRLSYVWRSEFYTGNEAAIFANPIQFWNRPEQSLDFQFSYNVNDDFVVTFDATNILDDVYQSYYGEGNDNLFNFGNGIYSRTFALGARYSF comes from the coding sequence ATGTTTAAAAGAACACACATAGCCAGTGCTGTAGTTATGGCATTTACCTGTCAATTTGCTTTTGCACAGGAGGAAGCACCAAACACTCCTGAGAATAACGTCGATGAGATGGAAGTTATTCAAGTATCAGGTATTCGCGGCAGTTTAAACAAAGCGTTAGATGAAAAACGTGCAAGCGTTCAAATCGTGGATGCAATTGTTGCTGAAGATATTGGTAAATTCCCTGATAACAACGTAGTTGAAGCATTACAACGTGTAACAGGTGTTCAAACAACTGGCCGTGGAGCTGGTGAAGTAAGCGCGGTTTCAATTCGTGGTCTTACTGATGTTAATACCACAGTTAATGGCCGCGCTATCTTTACAGGTGCGGGTCGTGATGTGGCGCTGCAAGACATTCCTGCAAGTTTACTTTCAGGCGTAACAGTTTATAAAACTCGTTCGGCGGATCAAATCGAACGTGGTATCGCCGGTGCGATTGATATTAAAACTCACCGTCCTTTCAACTTCGAAGGTGAAAAAGTTGTTTTAGCGGCACGTGCGATTTACTCAGATCAACCAGATGAAGTTGATCCAAATATCAGTGCGTTACTTTCTAACCGTTGGGAAATCGACGGCGCTGGTGAGTTTGGTGCATTAGTTAATATTTCATACGCTGAAACACATTACCGCGATGACACCATCACAGCGGGTGCTGCATTCCCATTCTTTACTGATAAACCACAATACAACTACTCACCGTATTCACGTGTTCCAAATGAATTTTGGACTCAAGGTACAGAGTTAGGTCTACCGACAGCGTCAGGTTCTACTTTAGATGTAAATGGTGAGCCAACTGAATACCTATTAGCGCGTGATGCTATCTTCGGTACTTCATTTACAGGTCTTCGTAAACGTCCTGCTGCATCTGTATCTTTACAGTGGGCACCAGATGAAACTCTAGAAATCACAGCTGAAGGTTTCTACACAGGTTACGAAAACGAATCGCAAAATGCGATGTGGTTCTCAAATACGTTTGAAAACGGTAACGGTTTCATTGAAACACCAACTGTGTTTGATGGCACTAATGTGGTTAAAGAAAAGCAAGCGATTGGCGCTGGCGGTTTCCAAAGTGGTGACTTCTCATATGGTAAAACAGATAGCTACTTATATGCGCTAGGTGCAGAGTGGCAAGCAAGCGATTACCTAACGATTAACACAGAAGTTGTTTACCAAGACAGTGAGTACGAAACAGATTTCTTCGCAATGCGCTTTGACCGCACTGCCTATGGCTTAGATGTAGACTTTAACGATAAAGATGGCGTACCAGGCATCGCGTTTTGGGATGATCCAAACACAGCGGTAAACGAAGCAGATATGGCTGCTATCGAAAACTGGAATGCCGGCACTATTTATGACAATGGCGGCGGTAACGCGGGTGATGCACTGACCTTTACATTTGATGCTGAATACCTAATTGGTGGTACTTATTTTGATAAAGTGAAATTCGGTGGTCGTTATGAAAAACGTACTGCGCAAGAGTACACACGTGGTCAAGATACTGGCATTGCAAACACATCTGTAGCTAGCTTAATTGAGCAACTGGCTGCTGCTGGGGCATCTGGCGATGGTTCTGGTATTGTGTTCCAAGTTGATGATTATTTCGATGGCCGTGCTGACGTATTCGACAGCTTTGTAACTGCTGATGGTGGTTATATGCTTGATAACGGCGATGCTGTTCGTAGTGTATATGGTCTTGAAGCTGAAGACGTATACAAAACATTTGATATCGAAGAAAACTCATATGCACTATATGCAACAACTAACTTCTTCTTAACGGAAGATATTAGCGGTGAATTTGGTTTACGTTATGTAAGCTACGAGCAAGACATGGACTTTGTTGCAGAGTCTGGCGGCATGAACTCAAATGTATTTGAAGAGAGCTCAGCAAGTGCTGATAGCAGCGCATTACTGCCAAGCTTTGTGCTTAACTGGAACATTACTGATGATGTAGTGGGTCGTGTTGCGTACACAGAAACATTACGTATGCCTAACTTTGCTGACTTGAACGCCTTGCAATACTGGTATGATCCATTAACAGAAGGTGCTACTTACGGTACAGGTAATGGCGGTAACCCAGAGCTTAAACCAACAGAATCAAAGAACTACGACGCATCACTTGAATGGTACTTCGCAGATACAAGCTCACTTTACGCGGCTTACTTTTACCGTGAAATTGAAGGCTTAGTCGTTGCGGGTCGTAAGCAAGTTGTACGCGAAGGCGATGATGGCGTAACACGTCCGTATGTATTAAGTGCGCCAGTGAATGCTTCAAACGGTGAGCTGTCTGGTTTAGAAGTTGGTTTAGTTTACTTCCCTGAAAACTTACCAGAATACTTAAATGGTTTTGGTGTGCAAGCAAGCTATACAATGCTTGATTCAGAGCAAGATACGCCTGAATTCAATGAGCTAGGTGAAATTTCTGGTTATGTTGATTCACAAATGGCTGGTGTTTCTGATGAATCGTACAGCATCGTAGGTATCTACGAGCGTGATTCATTCGACATGCGTTTATCTTATGTATGGCGTTCTGAGTTCTACACAGGTAATGAAGCGGCAATCTTTGCTAACCCGATTCAGTTCTGGAATCGTCCTGAGCAAAGCTTAGATTTCCAATTTAGCTACAATGTGAATGATGACTTTGTCGTAACCTTTGATGCAACGAACATCCTAGATGACGTATATCAGAGCTACTACGGTGAAGGTAACGACAACCTATTTAACTTTGGTAACGGTATCTACTCACGTACATTCGCACTAGGCGCACGTTATTCTTTCTAA
- a CDS encoding glycoside hydrolase family 43 protein, which yields MKNLKALALPLLFSSSLAVAQNPLFTDVFTADPAALVHNDTVYLYTGHDEAPNNDVFFEMHDWLAFSSTDMVNWKKHGPIMKATDFKWAKGEAWASHMIERDGTFYFFTTVRHDDTKPGFAIGVATSKSPTGPFKDAIGHALVTDDMTKHTPNDWDDIDPAIYTEENGDTYMFFGNLMPKYVKLSDDLLSLDGEIKTLDLPNFTEALWVHKKNENYYVSYACEFPEKICYAMSKSIHGPWEYKGILNEIAGNSETNHQSIIEYKGKDYFIYHTGAVPPIDGKPSGGRFRRSVAIEPLYYNEDGTLKRIIMTTEGLSKQDK from the coding sequence ATGAAGAATTTGAAAGCGTTAGCGCTGCCATTACTTTTTTCGAGCAGCTTAGCTGTTGCACAAAACCCATTATTTACCGATGTATTTACTGCAGATCCTGCTGCACTTGTTCATAATGACACCGTATACCTTTATACAGGCCATGATGAAGCACCTAATAATGACGTGTTTTTTGAAATGCATGACTGGTTAGCCTTTTCATCAACAGATATGGTGAACTGGAAAAAGCACGGCCCAATCATGAAAGCAACAGACTTTAAATGGGCTAAAGGTGAAGCATGGGCTTCACACATGATTGAGCGTGATGGCACTTTCTACTTCTTTACAACTGTTCGCCACGATGACACAAAACCTGGCTTTGCAATTGGTGTTGCAACTTCTAAGTCACCAACGGGTCCATTTAAAGACGCGATTGGTCACGCACTGGTTACCGATGACATGACCAAGCACACACCAAATGATTGGGACGACATCGACCCGGCTATTTATACAGAAGAAAACGGCGATACTTACATGTTCTTTGGTAACTTAATGCCAAAATACGTAAAGCTAAGCGACGACTTACTGTCTCTTGATGGTGAAATTAAAACGCTAGACTTACCGAACTTTACCGAAGCGTTATGGGTTCATAAGAAAAACGAGAATTATTATGTATCGTACGCATGTGAGTTCCCAGAGAAGATCTGTTATGCCATGAGCAAAAGCATTCATGGGCCATGGGAATATAAAGGTATCTTGAATGAGATCGCAGGTAACAGCGAAACCAACCACCAATCAATTATCGAATACAAAGGTAAAGACTACTTTATTTACCACACTGGTGCCGTACCACCGATTGATGGCAAACCAAGTGGCGGGCGTTTTCGCCGTTCAGTGGCGATTGAGCCGCTTTATTACAACGAAGATGGCACACTTAAACGTATTATCATGACCACTGAAGGTCTAAGTAAACAAGACAAATAA
- a CDS encoding MFS transporter, with product MESQKLSVVEKVGFGAGDMAVNVMVAALFYFMSFFYTDIYGLDPVDMGVLFLVARFVDAFTDPLMGVITDKVKTRWGQFRHWFLFLSVPYGLSVVLLFTTPDFDYNMKLAWAYATYLFATLMFTGVAIPYISYIGVLTADPKERLSANGYRMFFAKIANVIIVFSVPLLASYWGDGSLSYGYKLAMALVSACAVALFLFCFFTTRERITHEPQTEGVLTQLKVLIKNDQWLLLCAACVLGTLGYAIRGSVAMYYATYYLGVPDLAGAFTSAGIAASIVSMVASTWITQRYCKMKLFRQSQIAVLFISLLMYFVVQPGDVMMAFVLYIILSFVVDLHAPVFWSAIAEAVDYGEIKDGVRASGLSFGGISFCQKAGGGLAGLAGGLLLAFFEYKPNVEQTEFTLMGLALMLTIIPGVFHALLGLILKKYKITDEYYTDMVIHKRLPK from the coding sequence ATGGAATCTCAAAAGTTATCCGTTGTAGAAAAGGTCGGCTTTGGTGCCGGCGACATGGCAGTAAATGTCATGGTTGCAGCGTTATTCTATTTTATGTCTTTCTTTTACACCGATATCTACGGACTTGATCCGGTTGATATGGGTGTGTTGTTCTTAGTGGCGCGTTTTGTTGATGCCTTTACCGATCCATTAATGGGGGTGATCACCGACAAAGTGAAAACCCGTTGGGGTCAGTTCCGTCACTGGTTCTTATTTTTATCTGTACCTTATGGTTTGTCGGTCGTACTGTTATTTACTACGCCTGATTTCGACTACAACATGAAGTTAGCTTGGGCTTATGCCACTTACCTGTTTGCGACCTTGATGTTTACCGGTGTTGCTATCCCTTATATCTCTTACATTGGTGTATTAACCGCAGATCCAAAAGAGCGTTTGTCAGCTAATGGCTACCGTATGTTCTTCGCTAAGATTGCTAATGTAATAATCGTATTTTCAGTGCCGCTACTTGCCTCATATTGGGGAGATGGCAGCTTGTCGTATGGTTATAAACTGGCAATGGCATTGGTATCGGCATGTGCCGTAGCACTATTTCTGTTTTGTTTCTTTACTACTCGCGAACGTATTACGCATGAGCCACAAACCGAAGGCGTGCTTACGCAATTAAAAGTACTTATTAAAAATGACCAATGGCTACTACTGTGTGCAGCTTGTGTACTTGGTACGCTTGGTTATGCGATTCGTGGCAGTGTTGCTATGTATTACGCAACCTATTACTTAGGTGTACCAGATTTAGCAGGTGCCTTTACCAGTGCGGGTATTGCAGCATCTATTGTCTCAATGGTGGCAAGTACGTGGATCACCCAGCGTTACTGTAAAATGAAGCTATTCCGTCAATCACAAATCGCCGTGTTATTCATCTCATTGCTAATGTATTTTGTGGTGCAACCGGGTGATGTGATGATGGCGTTTGTGCTTTATATCATCTTGTCATTTGTGGTTGATTTACATGCACCAGTATTCTGGTCTGCAATTGCTGAAGCCGTAGATTACGGTGAAATTAAAGACGGCGTTCGTGCATCAGGCTTATCGTTTGGTGGTATTTCATTCTGCCAAAAAGCCGGGGGCGGTTTAGCTGGTTTAGCGGGTGGTTTATTACTGGCATTTTTTGAGTACAAGCCTAACGTTGAGCAAACCGAGTTTACCCTAATGGGCTTAGCACTAATGCTAACCATCATTCCTGGTGTATTCCACGCCTTACTTGGTCTGATCTTGAAAAAATACAAAATTACCGATGAGTACTATACGGATATGGTTATTCATAAACGCCTACCTAAATAA
- a CDS encoding glycoside hydrolase family 127 protein produces MNTFKVSYLASVCAAILTVSGCSELPTDSKQAASVEHAEHTSEQHLFALNQVSLSASPFLHAQQTNVRYLLALHPDQLLAPYLREAGLEPKAPNYGNWESTGLDGHIGGHYLSALSLAWAATGDEELKQRLDYMLSELDRAQQATGGYLGGIPNGDEMWQQIEKGEIKADLFSLNDRWVPLYNIDKIFHGLRDAYDVAGSDKAKQMLFKLGEWFLATTAKLTDEQVQQMLYSEHGGLNDVFADMYFISDDERYLKLARQFSHNIIIEPLLHKEDKLTGLHANTQIPKIIGMLKVANASDDKAWQQGADFFWKTVSQERSVSIGGNSVREHFHDKSDFTPMVEDVEGPETCNTYNMMKLSKLLFLKTGDTRYLDYYERATYNHILSSQHPEHGGLVYFTSMRPGHYRMYSSVQDSMWCCVGSGIENHSKYGELIYSNTGKELWVNLFIPSTLNWQQQGLQVTQDSQFPDDNKVSLAVNRLSEGQSSESVIHIRKPSWQQGELSFTLNGQAVSATEKDGYYSISHAWQSGDKLAFELSPKLYTEQLPDGQHYYSVMYGPVVMATKVQAFANEQLNFVADNSRMGHIAAGPTCPPEALPIMLSEPEKFIADLTRKPGQELAFIADKNVAIAKQGIDNTKSTELIPFFRLHDSRYQVYWPQQSEAEFTQFVADAKAAEQAKEQLRLLTVDQITPGEQQPEVEHDFKGEGTRAGVNNGHHWRDATGWFEYQLSNPEQKAVALRVRYFIGDVDRHFSINLNGEQLAAVNLPVGKPTDEFYTIDYPLTEAMKKSKTLTLRFAADKDSVAGGIYGIRLINAQ; encoded by the coding sequence ATGAACACATTCAAAGTTAGCTATTTAGCAAGCGTTTGCGCAGCAATATTAACTGTGAGCGGTTGCAGTGAGCTGCCAACTGACAGTAAACAAGCCGCTTCTGTGGAGCATGCTGAACATACCAGCGAACAACATTTATTTGCCCTAAACCAAGTAAGTTTAAGTGCCAGCCCGTTTTTACATGCACAGCAAACGAATGTGCGTTATTTATTAGCACTTCATCCTGATCAGCTGCTTGCTCCTTACCTGCGTGAAGCCGGCCTTGAACCAAAAGCGCCTAATTATGGCAACTGGGAAAGCACAGGCCTCGATGGCCATATTGGTGGTCATTATCTTTCAGCCTTAAGCCTTGCGTGGGCAGCCACAGGTGACGAAGAATTAAAGCAGCGTTTAGATTATATGCTGAGTGAGCTGGATCGCGCTCAACAAGCCACAGGTGGTTACTTAGGCGGTATCCCAAATGGCGATGAAATGTGGCAGCAGATTGAAAAGGGTGAAATCAAAGCCGATTTATTCAGCTTAAACGACCGCTGGGTGCCACTTTATAACATAGATAAAATCTTCCATGGCTTGCGTGATGCATACGACGTAGCCGGTAGTGATAAAGCCAAACAAATGCTATTTAAGCTAGGTGAATGGTTTTTAGCGACTACAGCTAAGCTAACTGATGAACAAGTTCAACAAATGTTGTATTCAGAGCATGGCGGCTTAAATGATGTTTTTGCTGATATGTACTTTATTAGTGATGATGAGCGCTACTTAAAACTAGCTCGCCAGTTTTCTCATAACATCATCATTGAACCCTTATTACACAAAGAAGATAAGTTAACTGGCCTGCATGCCAATACGCAAATTCCAAAGATTATTGGTATGTTGAAGGTAGCAAATGCCAGCGATGACAAAGCATGGCAGCAAGGTGCTGACTTTTTCTGGAAAACAGTCAGCCAAGAGCGCTCAGTATCAATTGGCGGTAACTCAGTACGTGAGCATTTTCATGATAAAAGTGACTTTACGCCTATGGTTGAAGATGTTGAAGGCCCAGAAACCTGCAACACTTACAACATGATGAAACTTAGTAAGTTATTGTTCTTAAAAACCGGTGATACGCGCTATTTAGACTATTATGAGCGCGCCACATATAACCATATTTTATCGTCACAACACCCAGAGCATGGTGGTCTTGTTTACTTTACCTCAATGCGTCCTGGTCATTACCGTATGTATTCGTCAGTGCAAGATTCAATGTGGTGTTGCGTAGGCTCAGGTATTGAAAATCACAGTAAATATGGTGAGCTGATTTATAGCAATACTGGTAAAGAGCTATGGGTAAACTTGTTTATTCCTAGCACGTTAAACTGGCAGCAGCAGGGTTTACAGGTAACGCAAGACAGTCAATTTCCAGATGATAACAAGGTCTCACTGGCCGTGAATCGTTTGTCTGAAGGTCAAAGCTCAGAGTCGGTAATTCATATTCGTAAACCGTCTTGGCAGCAAGGTGAGCTGAGCTTTACTTTAAATGGACAAGCTGTAAGCGCAACCGAAAAAGACGGTTATTACAGTATCAGCCATGCTTGGCAAAGCGGTGACAAGCTTGCCTTTGAGCTTAGTCCTAAGCTTTATACTGAGCAGCTACCTGATGGTCAGCATTATTACTCTGTGATGTATGGGCCTGTTGTAATGGCTACCAAAGTACAAGCATTTGCAAATGAACAGCTTAACTTTGTTGCTGATAATAGCCGTATGGGCCACATCGCCGCAGGGCCGACTTGTCCGCCAGAGGCTTTGCCAATCATGCTGAGTGAGCCAGAAAAATTTATTGCCGATCTTACTCGTAAACCGGGCCAAGAGCTTGCATTTATCGCCGATAAAAATGTGGCAATTGCCAAGCAAGGTATCGATAACACTAAGAGCACAGAGCTAATTCCGTTCTTCCGCTTACACGATAGTCGCTATCAAGTGTATTGGCCGCAGCAAAGTGAAGCTGAGTTCACACAATTTGTTGCTGATGCAAAAGCGGCTGAGCAAGCGAAAGAGCAGCTTCGTTTATTAACCGTTGATCAAATTACGCCGGGTGAGCAACAACCTGAAGTCGAACACGACTTTAAAGGTGAAGGAACTCGTGCGGGTGTTAATAATGGTCATCATTGGCGCGATGCGACAGGTTGGTTTGAGTATCAGCTTAGCAACCCAGAACAAAAAGCGGTTGCTTTGCGTGTTCGCTATTTTATTGGCGATGTAGATCGTCATTTCTCAATTAATTTAAATGGTGAGCAATTAGCTGCGGTTAATTTGCCTGTAGGTAAACCAACGGATGAGTTCTACACCATTGATTACCCATTAACAGAGGCAATGAAAAAGTCGAAAACGCTTACCTTACGTTTTGCTGCCGACAAAGATTCTGTTGCCGGTGGTATCTATGGTATTCGTTTAATCAACGCACAATAA